GGTTTTGCCACCAAGACCTCGAATTCTTGCGGGATTGCAGAGTACGAACAGTGCTTTTTTTTCGTGTTGCCATGCCGTAAAAATAGGTAAACTTCACCTATGTTTAAAAATTAATCTTCGTCAAACCAATCGTCCATCAAACTACGGGGTTCGTCCATGCTGTGCTTCACCTTCAATAGCCATTCAGGAGTGATAAAACGGTGTTTGGCTGCATGTTTGGCTGCTTCAAAACTATTGTCAAACAAGAAAATAGGTACACCTGTTTCCTGTTCGGCAAGTGCCATAATGCGTTCATTGCGTTTGCGGTCTTCTACTTGACGGATATAGATGGCTACTATTCGATTTGGAAAAGCCTGAACTACTTGAAGGTAAATATCGAGGTCTTTTTCGCCACTATCACCAATCAGAATAAATTGAAGAGAAGGATAACTCAATAAAATACGCAATACTTCATTGTGTTTGTGGGTTTTGTATTTTATCGCATCCTCATTTTTGTGTATGCCAAAATCACGCAAGAAAATAGGCCCTTTGGGAATATCATTGTGGTCTAAAAATTCTTCCAACAAGTCGTATAAATTCCACGGACTATTTGACACATAAAAGAAAGGATTGTTTTGTTCGCCATCGTTTCCTTTACGCAATGCCCAATAAAATGCAGCTACCCCCCTGAAAGCCAATCGAGAATACGCATTTTTGAAAAAAGTATGGTACAACATTCGGGTCTTGGATACCACATCTGTTTTGATGACCGTATCGTCCATGTCGCTAATAATTCCTATTTGTGTATCAGGAGTTGGGGTCAAAATTTCGCCAGTAGTCACAATCGTGCCGTCAAAAGGAACAGGGGCATCCAACAATTCAATTTTGAGTGTCTGCCACAATGTTTTATGAAAAGAAGGCGTAGGAAGTTCTATGTTAAGGATATAATACCCTTCTGCATCTGTCATCAAATCAAAAGTATGTTCATCAAAACTTAATCGAACATGGGCATTGGGTATTTCATCGCTTTCAAAGCGTTTGTAAACATTTACAAAATTTTCCCATTTTCCATCCTTCAATGTAGGCGTGATTTCGGGATTTTCCAGCACTCTCCCCCTGCAATACAAGCGTTTACAATTGCAGTAACCTCGATAAGGAATCACTTGCAGCTCTCCGATACTTCTGTTTCGATTGCCAATGTTCAATTTCAATTGGTCGAATCGCACTTCAATCAACTCGATTTTTTTCCAAAATTGGTCTTTCCAAGTAGTCATAAGGGAGAAATGAAAATTAATGTGCAAATAAAAATGAGAAATACGCTTTACAGTCAGTTATTTATGAAATAACCTGTAAAAGCTTATTTTTCGCATACATCTGTGGCAAACAAAAAAGTTGCTATATGCTGAATGACAGAACGCCTAAAATGTTCAAAATAAGCAAAAGGGAGGTATAAAAAGAAAAACCCTCAAGGCTTTTGTGGAAAAAACATCCTTGAGGGTTGAGAAATAAAATAGAGAGTAATCATCAAAATCTGAGCGAAAGACGAGATTCGAACTCGCGACCCCAACCTTGGCAAGGTTGTGCTCTACCAGCTGAGCTACTTTCGCATTAAAAGACTTGCTATTATTGTGCCCCAGGCGGGAATCGAACCCGCACGGGCCGTAAAGCCCACAGGATTTTAAGTCCTGCGTGTCTACCAGTTCCACCACCAGGGCAAACAAAGCGTCTTTGATATTATAAAGAACTGAGCGAAAGACGAGATTCGAACTCGCGACCCCAACCTTGGCAAGGTTGTGCTCTACCAGCTGAGCTACTTTCGCATTTTTTTTAAGAACAAATTTACCACAGAGTATATCTGTGTGTATTTTTGTAATTGGGCTGCAAATATAAAACAATTCACAAAACAGAGGAAAGAATTATTCGATATTTTTTTTAATAAAATAAGCAACCAACCTAAAATCCTACTATTGAACACAATACGCTACCATTTAGTTCCATCTTTTTCTAAAATTTTCAAACAAGGGTTATTTGTGGTACTCCATCCAATAGATACCCATCATTGAAGTATTTTTGAAGGAAGTCCATTGAGTTCTCCCACAAAAATTTACGAATAAAGTAGGCGGGGGTTTTATCGAAGACAAGCTCTTTGTATCGCTGAACTTGAGGGTTATCTGAATCGGGTATTGCCAAACGTTCTTCCCAATGTGTCACAAAATCCGTTTCCATGTTTTTGAACCCTTCTGCACTCGTGTATAAATCAACTGGATTAATTAACCCTTCGTAATCACTCCCCAAACAAATATGATTCCATGCTTTTTCGCTTCCATAAACAGCTACAATATGTAACAGCTGATTGAAGATAACCGAAATACATACACTTTTTGCTTTTTCTTGACTCTCTTTTTTCCACAATGCATACATATCCATATCCGTTGCAAGCGCATCCTCAGGCAATTTTTTACCCAGAATTCTCCGCTCGTCAATCATCACACCAATCAATCCATCGCTGTTGATAATCGTACGAATTTCGTCATCAAATAAATTGATGTTGCCCAGGTTGAAAGTGGATTTTTTCTGAGCCTTCTTTTTTGCAGGATAAGTATAGGCTTCAAGAATGGTTTTTCTACCATTGACCGCTGAATGACTGCAAATAATGGGAATGGGTTGGTCTTTGTAAGTGGTTTGCAGTAGTTTGTAGTAATCTATTCTTGCTTGTGCGCTCATGTGTTTGACATCAATCAAAATGCTGCGGTATTTTTTACCTTCTTTTTGATAACGCATTAGCAACAGCTTCAATGCCTGCTTGCCAAAATCCGTGATGCCTAAATCAAAATATTTTTTGCCGTGAATTTTTCCTTTTTGGTGAAGTAGCCAATTGGCTATAGTAATTGGAAATTCAAATGTTTGAGCGTGTCCTGATAAATGATTGTAGAAATGATGGGAAAACGTGATAAAAAAGGGTGGGTGTTCCCATTCTGTTTTTACCTTCAATATGTTGGCCAACAACCGCTCTTGGAATTTTTTGAAGTGTGGTGAATCTTTCTTTTTCTCCTCTTTTACCATGTTGACCACTTTTCCTTTCTTCAAAATATCACTGGCAAAAGCGTGTGCTCCTTCAATGGAGGGAATGATGGGGAAAACTTTTTTATCTGTACGGTTGAGGGCAATTTCTATCTCGTTGAAGCTACTAACCAATTGATATTCATATCCACATTTAGAAAGCGTGTTTTTACCTTGGTGCCTTTTTAGGTATTCGTATTCCTGCTGCAATTGTGTAAAATAGGAGCGTGTGAAAGCCTGCAATTCATTGATGCGTTCTACATCAAAGCCTGTAATGAAGGCAATTAATTTGTCTAAATTCAGCAAATCTGTGTCAAAAGGCCCAGAATCATCTTGATGGCTGCCACGTTTTACAAATCCTCTTTCGAGCGGATATAGTGCCAAGGTAATACATCGAAGTTTACCTTCAATGGCTGCGTCTAAATTGATTTGGGATTCAAACACCGAACCTACATCAAATTTTTCGAGAATCCATACCTTCTGATCTTCAGTAGGTTGACGTTTTTTCCAGATATTGGGATCGGGGATTATGCCATCTTCATTTTTGGCATTGAAGGGTTTGAAGCTGGGATGACAGTGTAGGTCAAAGATTGCAGACATACGTTTTGGATTTTTTCAGTGTGTATCAAAAATAAATCTAAAGTAAATACTTTTTTCTAAAAAAGCGAATTGAAACAGCTTTTTTATAACATCTTATATCCGAACTTTCTTTCTGCAAAATGTGTTTGCCTACAATTCTATCTTTCGAGATTTTAAAAAATTTACCTTTACCTTTGCAGTAAAGAGTTAACCTTCAATAGGGAACTAAATTTTTATAACAAAATGAAAATCTTTTTTTTCATCTCGATTTTCATCTTTATTTTCAATCATTATGAGCAAGCACGGAAAAGTATTGGTAGCAATGAGCGGCGGAATTGACAGTACAGTTACGGCAATTATGTTGCACAATCAAGGATATGAGGTGATTGGTATCACCATGAAAACATGGGACTATGCAACTTCTGGCGGCTCTAAAAAAGAAACGGGTTGTTGTAGTTTGGATTCTATCAACGATGCGAGGGCGGTGGCTGTTGACATGGGTTTTCACCACTTTATCATCGACATCAGAGAGGAATTTGGCGATTGGGTAATCGACAATTTTGTGGACGAATATTTGGCAGGGCGAACGCCAAACCCCTGTATCATGTGCAATACACACATCAAATGGGCGGCTTTGCTTCGCAGAGCTGATGCACTTGATTGTGAGTTTATTGCGACAGGTCATTATGCCCAAAAACGCTTTGAGAATGGACGGCACATCGTTTCGAAAGGCATTGACGAAAACAAGGATCAGTCCTACGTTTTGTGGGGATTGAAGCAAGAAAACTTGGGTCGAACGATGTTTCCTGTTGGGCAATTCCACAAACCCCACATCCGACAAATGGCGCGCGATATGGGCTATCACGAATTGGCGAAAAAAGCGGAAAGCTACGAAATCTGCTTTATTCCCGACAATGACTACCGTGGATTTTTGAGTAGAAGGGTGGAAGGTTTGGAGAAGGAGGTGAATGGCGGCAATTTTGTCTTGACGGACGGAACAGTGGTCGGCAAACATCGTGGTTATCCGTTTTATACGATTGGGCAACGCCGTGGTTTGGGTATTGCTTTAGGCGAACCGATGTATGTGACCCGCATTGTGCCTGAAAGCAATACGGTGGTTTTGGGTGAGTTCGATGACTTGAAACTGAATGGTATGTTGGTCCGAAATATCAACATGGTGAAATATCCCGATTTGGGCGTAGGCATGGATGCGGTGGTGAAAATTCGCTCACAACATGCGGGCGCACCTGCTTTTATCGAAAAAGATCCAAATAGCGATATGGTGAAAGTGACTTTCAAAACAAGGGTAGATGCGATTGCGCCTGGTCAATCGGCGGTGTTTTATGATGGCGATGATGTGATTGGTGGAGGGCATATTTGGGAGAGTTTTGAGGTGGGGTAGAACAAGAACTGCTCGTTTTATGAATAAAGTACGTGTTTTGAAGTTTGTTCGATGACGAATCAAATCACAAATCCATCAATACAGTGTATATAAAATCCCACTATCGTAATTACCATAGTGGGATTTTTGCTAATTTGACCTTTGCCAACTTCAATTCACCTCCTTCATCCATATCACCCAAACCTCATCCTCCATGATGAATTTGTATTGTTTTTCTTTTCTAAGTCGAGAAGCCAAACCTACATAACCAATCAAATTGTGTTCTCTATCAGAAAGTGCATTGTAAAGCTTCTTCAAATTTGACCACACACTTGTTTCATTCGTTGGAACATGCTGCAACAAATAAACTTTTTGAATTCTTTTTCTTTGTTGCATTATAATATGTTTGCCATGATAAATAAAAAACACTAAATTTGCCAATATAAATAATCAGAGGATATTGCCGTTCGCCAAAACTTAACAATATCCTCCCAATTCTTACTTTTAAAATTTAAAAGCAATGTCAAATTTACACATTTTTACCTACAACAATCACCAAATCACTTTTGATTTTAGAACAGAGCAGAAAATGGTCAATGCTACGGAAATGGCAAAACCGTTCGGCAAACGTCCTTCTAAGTTTTTGGAAATCGCAGAAGTAAAAGAGTACATTAAGAATTTGGAACAAAAAAGTGATGTCCGTCAGGCGGTCATCACTATTAGAGGAAAATTTAAAGATGGGAGACCACAAGGAACTTGGATGCACAAAATTTTGGCGTTAAGGTTTGCTCAATGGTTGGATGTTTGTTTTGCGATATGGGTAGATGAAAGGATTGAAGAACTCCTAAAACACGGTTACACTCAAATCAGCGGCTTGTGGGTTTATTTCTTTCAATCCACAGCTTCAAAAATTGTCAAAATCGGACAAACCCATAACCTGCAAAGGCGACAAAACACCATCGAAAACAGTCATGGTTATCCTATCAAACTATTGAAAGCCATCAGAGTACCCGATGAATCTCACGAAAAAGCGATTCACAAACAGTTCAAACACATCCGATTGAAGGGAGAATGGTTTAAACTCACCCCCAAATTGCAGCAATTCATCGAAGACCTGCCCAATCACCTCGACCCCGAAGAACAAACCCTCCGCAGCGAAAACTCCGAATTGACCCTCAAAAACATAGATTTGCAGCAGCAAGTCGACATACTCCAAGATTTCCGCAAAATGGTGGTATCACAAATTCAACAACTCAAAACCCAACATCAATTTGACCAAAACAGCCTACAAGAATCCCAAAACTACAACCAACTCCTACAGGATTTGCTTCAATTGGACATCTCCAAATGGATGAACGAACCACTGAGTACCACCAAAGTCATGCGAAATTTACGGACAGAGGTGC
The Chitinophagales bacterium genome window above contains:
- a CDS encoding KilA-N domain-containing protein, coding for MSNLHIFTYNNHQITFDFRTEQKMVNATEMAKPFGKRPSKFLEIAEVKEYIKNLEQKSDVRQAVITIRGKFKDGRPQGTWMHKILALRFAQWLDVCFAIWVDERIEELLKHGYTQISGLWVYFFQSTASKIVKIGQTHNLQRRQNTIENSHGYPIKLLKAIRVPDESHEKAIHKQFKHIRLKGEWFKLTPKLQQFIEDLPNHLDPEEQTLRSENSELTLKNIDLQQQVDILQDFRKMVVSQIQQLKTQHQFDQNSLQESQNYNQLLQDLLQLDISKWMNEPLSTTKVMRNLRTEVHGYQRQLALAWLHIVEKDHLLEAIEASHQSILSELSSKNRKNFTHLSLLIHKQLKGEQGWQAFAKYFEACYPKLLDRLQVRFPSLNENDLKFCSYTLMGLTHEDISFLMDFGVGSAALKGARLREKLGIKNKKIDIGEFLKGM
- the mnmA gene encoding tRNA 2-thiouridine(34) synthase MnmA, which encodes MSKHGKVLVAMSGGIDSTVTAIMLHNQGYEVIGITMKTWDYATSGGSKKETGCCSLDSINDARAVAVDMGFHHFIIDIREEFGDWVIDNFVDEYLAGRTPNPCIMCNTHIKWAALLRRADALDCEFIATGHYAQKRFENGRHIVSKGIDENKDQSYVLWGLKQENLGRTMFPVGQFHKPHIRQMARDMGYHELAKKAESYEICFIPDNDYRGFLSRRVEGLEKEVNGGNFVLTDGTVVGKHRGYPFYTIGQRRGLGIALGEPMYVTRIVPESNTVVLGEFDDLKLNGMLVRNINMVKYPDLGVGMDAVVKIRSQHAGAPAFIEKDPNSDMVKVTFKTRVDAIAPGQSAVFYDGDDVIGGGHIWESFEVG
- a CDS encoding phosphatase domain-containing protein; the protein is MTTWKDQFWKKIELIEVRFDQLKLNIGNRNRSIGELQVIPYRGYCNCKRLYCRGRVLENPEITPTLKDGKWENFVNVYKRFESDEIPNAHVRLSFDEHTFDLMTDAEGYYILNIELPTPSFHKTLWQTLKIELLDAPVPFDGTIVTTGEILTPTPDTQIGIISDMDDTVIKTDVVSKTRMLYHTFFKNAYSRLAFRGVAAFYWALRKGNDGEQNNPFFYVSNSPWNLYDLLEEFLDHNDIPKGPIFLRDFGIHKNEDAIKYKTHKHNEVLRILLSYPSLQFILIGDSGEKDLDIYLQVVQAFPNRIVAIYIRQVEDRKRNERIMALAEQETGVPIFLFDNSFEAAKHAAKHRFITPEWLLKVKHSMDEPRSLMDDWFDED